In the Thermodesulfovibrio yellowstonii DSM 11347 genome, one interval contains:
- a CDS encoding IS110 family transposase, producing the protein MSNFKVFVGIDISKESFSACAIHSPEEIIFEEKFPMDSHGFKAFIRKLSAFPKESILIGKESSGCYYVNLFVYLSNKGFSCVVLNPLIVKGVQSMEIRKTKTDRSDARRIAFALYTAQHSLPQKSFLSHEFRELARERERLSQQIARLKNDIEKALVVLFPELERRVNIYTEGILRLLEKYPSAWALKAAKTSDIERLLCFKRGRALSVTAQQIKQWAQDSIAQFFPVREILLQSKIKELFFLEEQLEVITEQLKRSCEEAALCQDIEILKSIKGIGDTTAMHFIAEIENINRFSSPKKLIAYCGVDPTVYESGKFKGSSRLSKRGNRHLRRVLWLMAVSVVMYNSYFREYFNRRRQQGLPYKKAILAVAHKLLRVIYAMLKKKTTFKVSHLPSPCM; encoded by the coding sequence ATGAGCAATTTTAAAGTTTTTGTCGGTATTGATATCTCCAAAGAAAGTTTCTCTGCCTGTGCTATCCACTCCCCAGAGGAAATCATCTTTGAAGAAAAATTCCCTATGGACTCCCACGGATTTAAGGCTTTTATCCGCAAACTTAGTGCTTTCCCTAAGGAGTCTATTCTTATCGGTAAAGAATCCTCTGGCTGCTACTATGTGAATCTCTTTGTCTACCTCAGTAACAAAGGTTTCAGTTGCGTTGTTCTTAATCCTCTTATCGTTAAAGGTGTTCAGAGTATGGAAATCAGAAAAACCAAGACTGACCGCTCCGATGCCCGTAGAATTGCCTTTGCTCTTTATACTGCTCAACATAGCCTTCCTCAGAAGTCCTTCCTGTCTCATGAGTTTCGTGAGCTTGCTCGTGAAAGAGAAAGACTCTCTCAGCAGATTGCAAGGCTTAAAAATGATATCGAAAAAGCTCTGGTTGTCCTCTTCCCTGAGCTTGAAAGAAGAGTAAATATCTACACTGAAGGCATCCTGAGGCTTCTTGAAAAATATCCTTCTGCATGGGCACTTAAAGCTGCTAAAACCTCTGATATAGAAAGACTCCTTTGCTTTAAGAGGGGTAGAGCACTGAGTGTTACTGCTCAACAGATTAAACAATGGGCTCAAGACTCTATTGCTCAGTTCTTCCCTGTAAGAGAGATACTTCTTCAGAGTAAGATTAAAGAGCTTTTCTTCCTTGAAGAGCAGCTTGAGGTAATTACTGAGCAACTTAAACGTTCCTGTGAGGAAGCAGCCCTCTGTCAGGATATTGAAATTCTTAAATCTATCAAAGGAATAGGTGACACTACTGCAATGCATTTTATTGCTGAAATTGAAAATATCAATAGATTTAGCTCTCCGAAGAAACTGATTGCCTACTGTGGAGTTGACCCCACGGTTTATGAATCTGGAAAGTTCAAAGGTAGTAGCAGACTTTCTAAAAGAGGGAATAGACATCTCAGAAGAGTGCTCTGGCTTATGGCTGTCTCTGTAGTGATGTATAACAGTTACTTCAGGGAGTACTTTAACCGTAGAAGGCAACAGGGACTTCCTTACAAGAAGGCAATCCTTGCTGTTGCTCATAAGCTTTTGAGAGTAATCTATGCTATGCTTAAGAAGAAAACAACCTTTAAAGTTTCTCATTTGCCTTCACCATGTATGTAA